The Clostridium sporogenes region GAATAATAGAAGAGTATACATAAGATACTTCTGTAGTTAAAGAGAAGTTTAGTTTTTAAAAATATTACTACCAGTAATATAAATAGAAATGAGATAAAATGGATAATTTATAGGATTACTATTTTAAGTTTAGTATCGAAAATTTGTCCGTTTTTTATTTATTATAATTCTAATTATTTAATAAATAATTTAGAAAATCATTTTATATAATATTTACTCATATAAGTTTTTTCTATACTTATATGGCATAATATAAAGTTTTTCATATCATATATTAGTGAAGAGTAATACCAAATAAATAAATTAATCACTAAAATTTCATATGTAAATATTAAAATTACATTATGTTAAATATGAGAATGGAGGAAGATTTTATGGCTGCAACAATTAGAGGAGTAGTTTTTGATGACTTAAATAATAATGGTACATTGAATCCAGGGGAACCAGGAATACCTAACGCCTATGTGGTTATACGTGATCCTAACGGGGTATGTACAACTGTTCAAACCAATGCATCTGGAGTATATATCTTTTCAAATCTTAATTTAGCAGGGAACTATACTGTTTATGAAACTGCTATAAATCCAGGCGCTACTTGTCCACCAACAAATTTTGGGCAACCAGCAGGGTTTACAAATTCCAGTACTTTTAGAACACAAACAATAAATGTAACTCAAACCCAGATAGATAATAACTCTACTATTAACGGTAGAAATTATGGTCATGATAATCCGGAAACTTTTACTTGTAGGCCCATTGGATATCAAGTGGCTGTACCACCCTCAGCTGCAAATAGCGAATTTGTAGAAGTAAATTTAGTAACAGGTAAATACAATATAATAAATCCAGATATGGGAGTTAGGATAAATCCTATAGCATATAATGTTTTAGATAACATGATATATGGTACAATAGGCACTACCAATAATTTAACAAGAATTTCAAGGGATGGAAGTAGAACAAATTTTGGTGCTATTACGGGATTGCCAAATGTATTTTATACAACAGGGGATATAGATAATCAAGGTAATTTGTATATATATATAAATGATACAGCAACTTTTTATAAGGTTGATTTAAATCAAAACTCTGCTACTTTTGGTCAAGTTTTAAATTCTGTACCAATAACCCCTATCAGTGTATCTGATTGGTCATGGAATCCAATTGATGGGCAATTATATGGTGTAACTTTTGATGGAATAGCAGTAAGGGTGAATCCTGTTAGTGGTAATGTTACTAATTTAACGACAGTAGGGGTACCAGGGGTATCTTCCTATGGAGCTACCTTTATAGATGCATCAGGAACTTTATATGCTATAAACAACGCTACAGGGAGAGTCTATCGTATAATAATTTCGGGAAACAATGCAACTGGTGAAAGATTTTCTCAGGCTGTACCAACCAGTATAAATGATGGGGCTATGTGTCATAATTCATTAATTGAAATAGATTTTGGTGATGCTCCAGATCCAACTTCAGGAACTGGAATAGATAATTATAATACACTACTTGCTAACAATGGACCTAGACATCAAATAATAAACCAATTAACTTTAGGAACTCAAGTAACAGCTGAAATTGATGCTTATGCAAATTTAACTACAGATGCTACAGGAGATGATATACTACAGGGTATACAAGATGATGGTACTACTTTACCACTTATGTCATTATTGGTAACAGATACCAATTACTCCTTAACAGTAGATGTAGTAAATAACACAGGATTACCAGCCAATGTATATGGATGGATAGATTTTAATAAAAATGGTGTATTCCAGGGAAATGAGGCTACACCAGTTGTAGTAGTACCATCAGTTCCAGGGGTGCAGCAAGTAGTATTAAACTTTACAGTACCTGTAGGGGTTAATTTAGAACCAGATCATACCTTCGTAAGAGTTAGAGTTACAACTGACCAGCTAATAAATCAAAATTCCTCACAAACGGCTGAGGATACGAGGAGTATAGGACCAGCATCAGATGGAGAAGTTGAAGATTATTATTTGCAAATAGATCCAGCGGCAGATATATCTGTAGTTAAAACAGCAAATCCAAACCCAGTAATACCAGGAGAAGTATTAACTTATAAAATTGATGTGGTGAATGCAGGACCATCAGATGCTGAAAATGTTGTTTTAGATGATGAAATTCCACTTACTATAAAAGAACCAGAATTCTCCATAGATGGAGGAGCAACCTTTAATCCATGGCCAACGATTTATGATATAGGAACATTATTAGCGGGTGAAATAAGAACTATTTTAATAAGAGGAACAGTAGCATCATCTGCCACAGGGATTATAAGTAATAGTGCAAATGTAATTTCATCAACACCAGATCCAGATCTAAATAACAATACATCAATAGTAAATACAGAAGTTAATGCATTAGCGGATATTTCAGTTGTAAAAACGGCAAGTCCAAACCCAGTAAATCAAGGAGAAACATTAACCTATACAATTGATGTAATAAATGCAGGACCAGCAGATGCCCAGAATGTTGTTTTGGATGATATCATTCCACCTGAAATTATTGGAGCAGAATTTTCAACAGATGGAGGAATAACCTTTAGTCCATGGCCAGGAAGTTTTGATATAGGAACATTATCAAATGGCGAAACAAGAACTGTTTTAATAAGAGGAACAGTGTCACCATCAGCAATAGGTATTATAAGTAATACCGCAGGGGTAATTTCATCTACACCTGACCCCGACTTGGATAACAATATGTCAACAATAGATACTGAAATTAATACAGCAGATATTAGTGTTATAAAAACATCAGATTTAAATCCAACATTCCGAGGACAGATACTAACTTATACAATTAGAGTATCAAATGCAGGACCAGCAGATGCCCAAAATGTGGTTTTAACGGATGCTATTCCACCTGAAATTGTAGGACCAGAATTTTCAGTAGATGGAGGGGTAACCTTTAATCCATGGCCAGGAAGTTTTAATATAGGAACATTATTAAATGGTGAAACAAGCACTATTTTAATAAGAGGGACAGTAGCGGCATCAGCTTCAGGAATTATATCTAATACTGCTGAGGTAACATCAACAACACCAGATCCTAATCCGGATAACAACACATCAACAGTAGATATAGAAGTTAATGCTTTAGCAGATATTTCAGTTATAAAAACAGGAAGTCCAAATCCAGTAATATCAGGAGAGACTTTGACCTATACAATTGATGTATCAAACTTTGGGCCATCCCTTGCAGAAAATGTTACTTTAAGTGATGTTATTCCACCTGAAATAATAGGAGCAGAATTCTCAACAGATGGAGGAGTAACCTTTAATCCATGGGCAGGAAGTCTTGATCTTGGAACATTATTAAATGGTGAAACAAGAACTATCTTAATAAGAGGAACAGTAGCTCCAGTAGCTCCAGGTTTCATAACTAATACTGCAGATATAACATCAACAACACCAGATCCTAATCCAAGTAATAACACATCAACAGTAGATATAGAAGTTAATGGATCTACTCAAGTAGCAGATGTTGGAGTTTTTAAATCAGTAGAGATGAATCCGGTAACTCCAGGAGAGACGGTAGTTTATCCTATTGAAGTATCAAATTTTGGACCAGCAGATGCTCAAAATGTTGTTTTAACGGATGCTATTTCACCTGAAATAATAGGAGCAGAATTCTCAACAGATGGAGGAGTAACCTTTAATCCATGGCCAGGAAGTCTTGATATAGGAACATTGCCAGCTGGTGAGACAAGAAATATTTTAATAAGAGGAACAGTGTCACCATCAGCTATAGGGATTATAAGTAATACTGCAGAGGTAAGTTCAACAACAGAAGATCCTAATCCAAGCAATAACGCATCTACAGTAGATGTAATAGTTGTGCCATCAGCAGATGTTTCAGTTGCAAAAACAGCAGCTCCAAATCCAGTAATACCAGGAGAGATGCTAGTTTATACAATTAATGTATCAAATGCAGGACCATCAAATGCCCAGAATGTTGTTTTAACGGATTTCATTTCACCTGATATTATAGGAGAAGAATTCTCAATAGATGGAGGAGTAACCTTTAATCCATGGCCAGGAAGTTTTGATATAGGAACATTACTGAGTGGTGGAACAAGAACTATATTGATAAGAGGAACAGTGTCATCATCAGCTACAGTAACTATAACTAATACTGCAAATATAACTTCATCAACACCAGATCCTAATTTGGACAATAATGAATCTACAATAATTACAGAAGTTAATGCATTAGCAGATATTTCAGTTATAAAAACAGGAACTCCAAACCCAATAGTAACAGGAGAAATATTAACTTATACAATTGATGTGACAAATGCAGGACCAGCAGATGCCCAAAATGTTATTTTGAATGATGAAATCTCACCTAATGTTATAGCACCAGAATTTTCAATAGATGGAGGGGTAAACTTTAATCCATGGCCAACAATTTATGTTATAGGAACATTAGCAGCTGGTGAAACAAGAACTATATTAATAAGAGGAACAGTATCACCATCAGCAACAGGAGTTATAAGTAATACTGCAAGTGTAATTTCATCAACACCAGATCCTAATTTAGATAATAACACATCAACAGTAGATACAGAAATTAGTGCTTTAGCAGATATTTCAGTTGTAAAGACAGGAAGCGCAAATCCGGTAAAGCCGGGAGAAATATTAACTTACACAATTGATGTATCAAATGCAGGACCAGCAGATGCCCGAAATGTTGTTTTGGATGATGCCATTTCGCCTGAAATTATAGCGCCAGAATTTTCGATAGATGGGGGAGTAACCTTTAATCCATGGCCAATAATTTATGTTATAGGAACATTACCAGCTGGCGAAACAAGAACTATATTAATAAGAGGAACAGTGTCACCATCAGCTACAGGAGTTATAACCAATACTGCAGTTGTAATTTCATCAATACCAGATCCTAATCCAAACAATAATGAATCTACAGTAAATACAGAAGTTAGTGCTGTTGTATCAGCAGATGTTTCGGTTGTAAAAACAGCAATCACAAAGCAAGTAAGGCCAGGAGATACTGTAGTTTATACAATTGTAGTATCCAATGCAGGACCATCAGATGCCCAAAATGTTGTTTTAACGGATACTATTCCACCTGAAATTATAAGTCCAGAATTTTCAATAGATGGAGGATTAACCTTTAATACATGGCCAGGAAGTCTTGATATAGGAACATTACCAGCTGGAGCTTCAAGGACTATAATAATAAGAGGTAAAGTAGTATCATCAAGTACAAAATGTAAATGTATAACTACTATAACTAATACCGCAAGAGTAACTTCAACAACACCAGATCTAGAGCTAAATAATAACACATCAACTGCCACTATAAAGGTTTGCAGATGTTTTATAGTTTGTTTTAAATGTCGTTGCTGTAATAAGTGCAAACCTGATTGTAAGAATGAACATTAAAAATTATTAATATAAAATAAAGGGACTGTCTAACAAAGTATAAAAATACAATGTGAAAAGTCCCTTATCTGCTTTATAGCCAAATTGTATTTGAAAATTTAATCATTACAATATATTTGGGGTTATTTTAAAATATTTTTGTATAATAATTTAAACTGTACCCTTTATTGTTTTTTAGTAGATATAATCTTTAATCATTAATGGCTCTACTATTCTAATCCTCTTAAGAGTAAGAGTAGGTGGAAATTAGAATTTTGTTTATTATTTTAAATATAAAAGATATTTGGAATAATTTAATGGATAGCGTCCTATGTATTAGTATAGAAGTATTAATAATGAAAGGAGATTAGAAAAATGAAAAAAGTGTTTAAAAGGATATTTCCAATCTCTTTAATATTAGTTATGTTATTTTTGTTTATTCCTATAACTAATGTATTTGCTATCTCAAATTCTTCTGACAAAATATTGGTAGGATATTGGCATAATTTTGACAATGGTACTGGAATTATTAGACTGAAGGATGTATCTACTAAGTGGGATGTAGTAAATGTAGCTTTTGGAGAATCTATAGGGGATAGAGCTACTATAGAATTTTCACCAGAAATAGGAACTGATCAGGAATTTAAAAAAGACATTGCATATCTTAATAGCATAGGAAAAAAAGTTGTTCTTTCTATTGGAGGGCAAAATGGGGTAGTATTATTACCCGATGAAGATGCAAAAAAGAATTTTATAGATTCTATGATATCTTTGATTGATAAGTATGGATTTAACGGCATAGATATTGATCTTGAATCTGGGATAAATTTAATAAATAATGATAAAGATTTTAAGAATCCTAAAACTCCACAAATTGTAAATCTTATATCTGCTGTTAGAGATATATGTAACCATTATGGTCCAGATTTTATATTAAGTATGGCGCCTGAAACAGCATATGTACAAGGTGGATATGTGGCTTATGCAGGAAATTGGGGAGCTTATTTACCAATAATACATGGATTAAGAGACAAACTTACTTATATTCATGTACAGCATTATAATGCGGGAGGAAATACAGCACTTGATGGAAACAATTATACACAGGGAACAGCAGATTATGAGGTGGCAATGGCAGAAATGTTATTACAAGGCTTTCCTGTAGCAGGGAATGCAGATAATATATTTCCACCATTAAAGCAAGAACAGGTGGTAATAGGTTTACCCGCTTGTCCGTCAGCTGCTCCAAGTGGAGGATATATTAAACCTAGCGAAATGAAAAAAGCTTTGGACTATCTTATGAAAGGAATTCCTTATGGAGGAAAGTATAAACTTGTAAATAGTAATGGATATCCAGCTTTTAAAGGATTAATGACATGGTCAATTAATTGGGATGCAAAAAGTAATTATGAATTTTCAACAAATTATAGAGAGTATTTTGATAATTTTAAGCAACCACCAGTAACTGAGAAACCATCTGTACCAACAGGTTTAAAGGGAGAAGCTATAAGTAAGTCACAAATAAATATAACATGGAATTTAGCACTTGGAGCAACTAGCTATGATTTAAAAGTTGATGGGAACATAATAAATAATGTGAATAATCCATACAAACATATTAATCTTAAACCAGGCTCTATGCATAGCTATGAGGTAAGGGCTGTGAATTCAGTAGGGAATAGCGAATGGAGTAAAGCTATATTAGTACAAAGCAAATCTGAATCTGATGTGGAAAAGTGGGGAGTAAGTATTTTATATAAAGCTGGAGACATTGTAAGTTATGAAGGAATTAATTACAGATGCATACAGACACATACTTCTCTAATAGGATGGGAACCTATAAATACTCCTACCCTTTGGGAAAAAACAAACTAGATATATTGAATTTTAATTATATCTATGATTGAGATAGTCATAAATAAAATTTAACTATAAACATACAAGGGACTTCTCATAATGAATTTTATGCATTATGGGACAGCCCCTTTATTTGTTTAAAAAGAATTTCAATTTCTAAGGGTTTGATTTATATTAGCAATTTATGAATAATCAGGCTTTTATAGTGAGAAACTATACAAAAATAACAAGAAGGAAGGGAACAGAGTGTTGCAAAATATAGGTAAAAAAACAAATAGATTAATTAAAGAAAAGTCCCCATATCTTCTTCAGCATGCTCATAACCCAGTGGATTGGTATCCTTGGGGGGAAGAAGCTTTTGAAAAAGCAAAGATAGAGGATAAGCCTGTATTTTTAAGTATAGGTTATTCTACTTGTCATTGGTGCCATGTTATGGAAAGAGAGTCCTTTGAGGATGAAGATGTAGCAGAGATTTTAAATAATAATTTTATTTCGATAAAGGTAGATAGAGAAGAAAGACCAGATGTAGATAATATATACATGAGTTTTTGCCAAGCATATACAGGTAGTGGGGGATGGCCTTTAACCATACTTATGACTCCAGATAAAAAGCCTTTTTTTGCAGGGACTTATTTCCCAAAATGGGGAAAGTATAATATACCTGGAATTATGGATATTTTGAAATCCATAAATAAGCTTTGGCATGAAGATAAAAGTAAGATATTAGAATCTAGTAATAGAATTTTAGAACAAATAGAAAGATTTCAGGATAATCATGGAGAAGATGAACTTGAAGAATATATTATTGAAGAAGCCGCTCAAACTCTAATAGATAATTTTGATAGCAAATATGGTGGCTTTGGTACAAAACCTAAATTTCCTACAGCTCATTATATATTATTTTTATTAAGATACTATTATTTTAAAAAGGATGAAAAAGTGCTAGATGTTATAAATAAAACCTTAACTAGTATGTATAAAGGTGGTATATTTGATCATATAGGTTTTGGATTTTCAAGATATTCTACAGATAATAAGTGGCTCGTACCTCACTTTGAAAAAATGCTTTATGATAATGCGCTCTTATCTATGGCTTATACAGAAGCTTATGAGGCTACAAAGAATCCTTTATATAAAGTTGTAACAGAAAAAATATTGAACTATGTAAAAAAATCTATGACTAGTGAAGAGGGAGGATTTTATTCTGCAGAGGATGCAGATTCTGAAGGAGTAGAAGGGAAATTTTATCTATGGACTAAAAAAGAAATAATAGATATTTTAGGAGAAGAGGACGGAGCGTTTTACTGTAAACTTTATGATATAACATCCAGAGGAAATTTTGAAAACAAAAATATAGCTAATCTTATACAGACTGACTTAAAGGATGTTGATAATAATAAAGATAAATTAGAAAGAATTAGAGAAAAGTTATTTGAGTATAGAGAAAAAAGAATACATCCTCACAAAGATGATAAAATATTAACTTCATGGAATGCTTTAATGATAATAGCTTTTTGTAGAGCAGGTAGAAGTTTTAAAAATGACAACTATATAGACATAGCAAAACAATCAGCAGATTTTATAATAAAAAACTTAATGGATGAAAATGGAACATTATATGCAAGAATTAGAGATGAAGAAAGAGGGAATGAAGGATTTATAGATGATTATGCTTTCTTTTTATGGGCACTTATAGAATTATACGAAGCAAGTTTTGATATTTATTATTTAAAAAAATCTATAGAAGTTGCTGATAGCATGATAGATTTATTCTGGCATAAAGAAAAGGGTGGATTTTACTTATACAGCAAGAATAGTGAAAAGCTCATAGTAAGACCAAAGGAAATCTATGATGGAGCTATGCCCTCAGGAAATGCTGTAGCATCTTTAGCATTGAGTTTACTTTACTATATTACAGGAGAAGATAAGTATAAAAATCTAGTGGATGAACAATTTAAGTTTTTTGCAGCAAATATAAAAAGTGGACCAATGTATCACTTATTTTCTGTAATGGCTTATATGTATAATGTATCACCTGTAAAGGAAATAACATTAGCTTATAATGAAAAAGATGAAGCTTTTTATGAATTTATAAATGAATTCAATAATAGATATATACCTTTTTCAATAATAACCTTAAATGATAAAAGTAATGAAATAGAAAAAATAAATAAAAATTTAAAAGATAAAGCTCCTATAAAAGATAAAACCACAGTTTATATATGCCAAAACTATGCTTGTAGAGAACCTATAACAGATTTAGAAAAATTTAAATCTGTATTATCTGATTCTTAGGCATAGTAAGGAAATATTTACAAAATATATATTCGAGTCAGTGATGTATATAGTTAGGATATAAATGAACATAAAAAATATATTATTTTTGTGAAAAATAAATGAAGCCTTCGTTATAGTTTAATAGCGAAGGCTTAAAAAGATTTAAGATAACTAATAAAATTATTATTTTTAAATTTTGATATTTATAATATAATAAATTAAACGAGAGTGATTTTCAAATATCTAAGAGTTAATTAATACATAAAAGGAGTAAATATGAAATATGAAATTTATTGGTTATAGAACATTAAAAACAGCAGTTGGAGCTACAATTGCTATGAGTATTGCAGGCGCTTTAGGATTAAAGTACTCAGTATCTGCAGGAATAATTACTATTTTAAGTATTCAAAATACAAAAAGAAAATCATTAAACGTAGCCATTCAAAGGATGATAGCTTGTATATTAGCTTTAGCTATATCCTCAATTTTATTTAACCTGTTAGGTCATAATGCTATAGTTTTTGGATTATTTTTACTTGTATTTATACCTTTAGCAGTTAAATTTAATTTACAGGAAGGAATTGTAGTAAACTCTGTATTAGCAACCCATATATTAGCAGAAAAATATGTGAGTATAAATTTATTTTTAAATGAAATTCTATTAATGTTTATAGGAGCAGGAATTGCTTTATTACTTAATTTATATATGCCAAGTATAGAAAGAGAAATAAGAGAAGATCAATTATATATAGAAGAAAAGATGAAAGAAATACTTATTCAAATGTCCATAGCCTTAAGAGAACTGTCTGTTTCACTTAAGGAAGATGAAATATTTAAGGATTTAGAAGAAAGACTTTTTAAGGCAAAAAAAAGAGCATATATTAATTTAAATAACTATTTTCTTTTAGATGTAAGTTATTATGCAGCTTATATGGAAATGAGAATACAACAATTTGAAACTTTGAAAAAAATGAGACAGCACTTTCAAAAATTTTTTATGACCTATGAGCAGACAGAAATGATAGCAGATTTTACTAAAAAAGTAGCAGATTCTTTGCATGAAGAAAATACAGGAGAGGATTTACTCTTAGATTTAGAGGATTTAAGAGAAAGTTTTAAAAATATGAATTTGCCAAGCACAAGAGAAGAATTTGAGAATAGAGCCATGCTTTTTCAATTTTTAAATGACATGGAAGAAGTTTTAATTACTAAAAATGAATTTAAAAAGACCATAGATAAATTAGATTATGAAACGAAAAATTAAACTTATTATTTATATTAAAGGAACTTAAAAATATTAGATTAAAGTAGTTTTTAAATTTATAAATAATGATACAGTAGTGTTAAAGGACAAAGAGGAACTTTAAGCACTATTTTGTTTTATACTCATATAATAGCTATGAAGAGATTAATATATAAGAGGGAGTTATGGAAAAACAAGAATATTATATAGAATTGAATAATAAAGCAGAAAGGATGCTTAGAAAAGGAGAGTTTTTAGGTAGTGGTCATAACGGTATAGTATATCTATTACCAGACAAAAAAGCAATCAAAATCTTTAAAGAAAAAAAAGTATGTAAAAAAGAAAGAGAAATTTTACAAAAAACTAATAATAGTAAATATTTTCCCAAAGTATATGATTATGGGGACTACTTTATATTAAGGGAGTACATAAGGGGAGAAAGATTGGATCACTATATAAAACAAAATGGAATTAACAAAAGATTAACCCATAATATAATTAAACTTATAAAAGAGTTTGAAAGATTAAAATTTAAAAAATTAGATATAAGATGCAAAGATATTTATGTGGATAAGAAATGCAAGCTAAGAATAATAGACCCTAAAAATAATTATTCTAAAACTGTTATATATCCAAGACATTTAATGAAAGGATTAAATAAACTTAAAGTATTAGATGAATTTTTGCTCCAGGTTAAAAAGGAAGATCAAAAATATTATGATTTATGGAGTATTAGAATGCAAGATTACCTAAAAAAAGGGATAAAATAAGAAAATTACGACTTAAAAGGAAGTTATACTACCTGTGGCTTAAAAAAGGGATATGTGGCTACAAAGGCATCTCAATTCGCTAAGAGATTCTAATTTATTTTTTAGTAAAATATATTAAAAAAATGAAACTCTCTGACCGCTCAAACAATCATTTTTTTCTTAATATATTTTCAAAAAACAAATAAGAATCCCTAAGCTTTTTCGAATGCCTTTTACGCCACATATCCCCATTTTTTAAACCAAGGGAAGCTAGCATAACTCTTTAAATCAATAAATTTAGTTAATACCTTACAAATTACAGTTGTTATAAATCAAAATATTCCAAATAAAATAAATCCTATTACATTAATTGCAAAGTTAGCAAACATATGTACCATCCAGGAGGAGTATATATCTTCATTTTTCTCATTTAAAAAGTTAAATATAATTCCACCTACTACTAGTCCTATCATTACCAACACAAAGGTAACTATAGAGAACCATCCAATCATCATTGCAATGTGATATAAGGCAAAAGCTATGGAACTGATACTGTATGCTAAAGGCCGTGAGGTAAATTTTTTCAGCGACAAAAAAGCGAAACCACGAAAAAAGAATTCTTCAAGGAGCGAATTAATAAAGGAGATATATAAGGAGACAAACACGAAGTTATTTTTACTAACACTTATATTACTTTCCAGAGCAATTGTAATTCCAGACAAATCCAATACATTTCTTAAGGAAAAATATGTACCTATTATAACAATAAAAACTCCCATGCCAAGGAACAATGACATAAAAAAGCTTTGTTTTTTAAAACAAAACAATTTTTTTAAGGATAACTGCTTGGTCAGATGAGAATATACCAAGGGACACCCTAAAAATAAAATGATTTTAATTGCAGATTTCACAGCATAGCTGGGTTTAATTATAGCATCCACGATACCCATAATGGCACAGCACATCAGGACAATAGAAGTAATTATAACTAATTGTACAGATTTGTTTTTTATTATTGGTATATCTATATTCATACCATTTTATCCTCCATAAAATATAAATAATTTTTATTTTATTATATCTCCAATTAAGAAGTAAGATCGATTTCTTCCTTTGTTTCAGCTACTTTTTAATTGATATCATGATATTACCAATTCAGTTCTAAACCTACTCCAACTTCTTTTACGGGCAAAGTTTTATGTATTTCTGCTCTAACAGAAAATGAAGTACAATGGCAAGGATATAATTCTTCTACGTTGTTCTGTTTTAAATAATCTATAGTTTTAGTAACTTGTTCATTCACCTCAAATAAATGAAATCCTCCTATAATTCCTAATACTCTAGTATCTTTACATACTTTTTTTGCATATTCTATTATATTGCATATCCCACTATGAGAACATCCTGTAATAATATAAATGCCATTTTCACTTTTATATACAAGAGCCGTATCATCTATTACGTAATCATCAATTGAATTTTCACCAATAATTTGTTTACCAATAGGCTTTCTATTTTCAAAGTCATTTAATTCAGGTATTTCTCCTAAAAAAGTTATATGTTTGCTAATTTTTTTAGGTTCTTTAGAAAGAATTAGATTACATTTTTCTTTTAGTTCTTTCTCCAAAATAGGAGAGCAAATTTTTAAATTGCCTATCATTTTTTCTTTAAATGCATTGGGATGAGCAATGATAGAAATATTTTCTTTATAATTTTGTTCAAAATAGTATTTTAATCCCCTTGTGTGATCATCATGACCATGTGAAATAACAATAGAACTTATATTTTTTAGATCTATCCCTAGTGCATTTGAGTTTCTAATA contains the following coding sequences:
- a CDS encoding DUF6923 family protein, with protein sequence MAATIRGVVFDDLNNNGTLNPGEPGIPNAYVVIRDPNGVCTTVQTNASGVYIFSNLNLAGNYTVYETAINPGATCPPTNFGQPAGFTNSSTFRTQTINVTQTQIDNNSTINGRNYGHDNPETFTCRPIGYQVAVPPSAANSEFVEVNLVTGKYNIINPDMGVRINPIAYNVLDNMIYGTIGTTNNLTRISRDGSRTNFGAITGLPNVFYTTGDIDNQGNLYIYINDTATFYKVDLNQNSATFGQVLNSVPITPISVSDWSWNPIDGQLYGVTFDGIAVRVNPVSGNVTNLTTVGVPGVSSYGATFIDASGTLYAINNATGRVYRIIISGNNATGERFSQAVPTSINDGAMCHNSLIEIDFGDAPDPTSGTGIDNYNTLLANNGPRHQIINQLTLGTQVTAEIDAYANLTTDATGDDILQGIQDDGTTLPLMSLLVTDTNYSLTVDVVNNTGLPANVYGWIDFNKNGVFQGNEATPVVVVPSVPGVQQVVLNFTVPVGVNLEPDHTFVRVRVTTDQLINQNSSQTAEDTRSIGPASDGEVEDYYLQIDPAADISVVKTANPNPVIPGEVLTYKIDVVNAGPSDAENVVLDDEIPLTIKEPEFSIDGGATFNPWPTIYDIGTLLAGEIRTILIRGTVASSATGIISNSANVISSTPDPDLNNNTSIVNTEVNALADISVVKTASPNPVNQGETLTYTIDVINAGPADAQNVVLDDIIPPEIIGAEFSTDGGITFSPWPGSFDIGTLSNGETRTVLIRGTVSPSAIGIISNTAGVISSTPDPDLDNNMSTIDTEINTADISVIKTSDLNPTFRGQILTYTIRVSNAGPADAQNVVLTDAIPPEIVGPEFSVDGGVTFNPWPGSFNIGTLLNGETSTILIRGTVAASASGIISNTAEVTSTTPDPNPDNNTSTVDIEVNALADISVIKTGSPNPVISGETLTYTIDVSNFGPSLAENVTLSDVIPPEIIGAEFSTDGGVTFNPWAGSLDLGTLLNGETRTILIRGTVAPVAPGFITNTADITSTTPDPNPSNNTSTVDIEVNGSTQVADVGVFKSVEMNPVTPGETVVYPIEVSNFGPADAQNVVLTDAISPEIIGAEFSTDGGVTFNPWPGSLDIGTLPAGETRNILIRGTVSPSAIGIISNTAEVSSTTEDPNPSNNASTVDVIVVPSADVSVAKTAAPNPVIPGEMLVYTINVSNAGPSNAQNVVLTDFISPDIIGEEFSIDGGVTFNPWPGSFDIGTLLSGGTRTILIRGTVSSSATVTITNTANITSSTPDPNLDNNESTIITEVNALADISVIKTGTPNPIVTGEILTYTIDVTNAGPADAQNVILNDEISPNVIAPEFSIDGGVNFNPWPTIYVIGTLAAGETRTILIRGTVSPSATGVISNTASVISSTPDPNLDNNTSTVDTEISALADISVVKTGSANPVKPGEILTYTIDVSNAGPADARNVVLDDAISPEIIAPEFSIDGGVTFNPWPIIYVIGTLPAGETRTILIRGTVSPSATGVITNTAVVISSIPDPNPNNNESTVNTEVSAVVSADVSVVKTAITKQVRPGDTVVYTIVVSNAGPSDAQNVVLTDTIPPEIISPEFSIDGGLTFNTWPGSLDIGTLPAGASRTIIIRGKVVSSSTKCKCITTITNTARVTSTTPDLELNNNTSTATIKVCRCFIVCFKCRCCNKCKPDCKNEH
- a CDS encoding glycosyl hydrolase family 18 protein, with the protein product MKKVFKRIFPISLILVMLFLFIPITNVFAISNSSDKILVGYWHNFDNGTGIIRLKDVSTKWDVVNVAFGESIGDRATIEFSPEIGTDQEFKKDIAYLNSIGKKVVLSIGGQNGVVLLPDEDAKKNFIDSMISLIDKYGFNGIDIDLESGINLINNDKDFKNPKTPQIVNLISAVRDICNHYGPDFILSMAPETAYVQGGYVAYAGNWGAYLPIIHGLRDKLTYIHVQHYNAGGNTALDGNNYTQGTADYEVAMAEMLLQGFPVAGNADNIFPPLKQEQVVIGLPACPSAAPSGGYIKPSEMKKALDYLMKGIPYGGKYKLVNSNGYPAFKGLMTWSINWDAKSNYEFSTNYREYFDNFKQPPVTEKPSVPTGLKGEAISKSQINITWNLALGATSYDLKVDGNIINNVNNPYKHINLKPGSMHSYEVRAVNSVGNSEWSKAILVQSKSESDVEKWGVSILYKAGDIVSYEGINYRCIQTHTSLIGWEPINTPTLWEKTN